The genome window GATCGAATTCTATCAAATCGTCGGGAGCGGCAGGATATGCTTCAAATACTTTTACTGTATATGCATCAATATCAACATTAGTAATCTGCATTTCAAGGTCGTAGAGACATTTACAATCGCTTGGCATACTTAATTCCTGATTTTCTTCAATAACAATCAAATTGTTACTTATGGAGATTTCGGCAAGAATATTGTCGGGCGTGCAGTTGAAGCCTGCATTTATATGTTTAAATATCAGCGTATTACCTTCCATAAAGTATTGAATGCATGTTTCATCGTTGGGAAAACTATCAACCAAGGCAACTGATTTTGTGTATTTGCAACCATCAAACGAAGTCAAAGAGCTTTCTTGCGTACTTTCTGTTTTTTCCTCGCATCCTGCTATCAGACTGAAAATTATAGTTGCTATCAAAACTAAAATTGTGTTAATATTTTTCATAATCAATATTTTATTTAAAAATTTAGAATTCAAAATTAATAAAACTTTAGGAACTAACTGAAATTAATAAACATCAATATTTTAAAAATATATTGCTCTAATGATTTATTTCCATAAAATAGTCTTAAAAATAAACGGACTCATCGCATTAAAAGACTGATGTAATATTTCAACCATGAATACTTATAGTTTCTAATGACTTCATATTTATTATTTTTATTTTCTTTCCGTTCGAATTAATTATTCCATCATCATTGAGCTGCGAAAGAATACGACAAATATTTTCACGTGAAGTATCAATAAGATTGCCAAGTTCTAATCTTGACAACGGCAAAGTATAATTATCGCTATTATAAATTTTATTAGCAAAAAACAATAGAGTATCTGCAACTCGACCAATAGTATTTTTTTGTTTCCTGTTTAGACAAACCTTAATATAATCAAGTTCACTACAACATAAATCAACTATTATTTCATATGCAAATTCCCCATTTTTAATAATGAATTTATTAAACAGATTAATATCGATGAAACATACCGTAACTTGCTCAATCGCGGTAACCGAATATTGATTGATTTTTTCCTTTAAAGTTGTAGGAATTCCCAAAAATAAGGGAGCTTTTAGAATTTTGATAATATGTTCTTTTTCAAAAACAGAAATGTGAATTTTAACAAGACCTGTTTT of Bacteroidota bacterium contains these proteins:
- a CDS encoding Crp/Fnr family transcriptional regulator produces the protein MSTCNECKIKSTAATFLNKNELENLSQNCAEVSFKNRSIILQQGALSSNIIYLKTGLVKIHISVFEKEHIIKILKAPLFLGIPTTLKEKINQYSVTAIEQVTVCFIDINLFNKFIIKNGEFAYEIIVDLCCSELDYIKVCLNRKQKNTIGRVADTLLFFANKIYNSDNYTLPLSRLELGNLIDTSRENICRILSQLNDDGIINSNGKKIKIINMKSLETISIHG